Proteins from one Candidatus Margulisiibacteriota bacterium genomic window:
- a CDS encoding YajQ family cyclic di-GMP-binding protein, producing MPQDHSFDIVSKPNMQEVDNALQMAVKELANRFDFKGSVSSITKGGEKGDIIKLVSEDEFKLKNVASILNEKLARRQIPLKFFEPGKIEEALGGTVKQDITIKQGIPQEKAKEITKLIKASGLKVQAQIQGDEIRVSSKKLDDLQAVIAQIKAANLPLALSFVNYR from the coding sequence ATGCCGCAAGACCATTCTTTCGATATCGTCAGCAAACCGAACATGCAGGAGGTCGACAACGCCCTCCAGATGGCGGTCAAGGAGCTTGCCAACCGCTTCGATTTCAAGGGGTCGGTCAGCAGCATCACCAAGGGCGGGGAAAAAGGCGACATCATCAAGCTCGTCTCCGAAGACGAGTTCAAGCTGAAGAACGTCGCGTCGATCCTCAACGAAAAGCTCGCCCGCCGGCAGATCCCGCTCAAGTTCTTTGAGCCCGGCAAGATCGAGGAAGCGCTCGGCGGCACCGTCAAGCAGGACATCACGATCAAGCAAGGCATTCCGCAGGAAAAAGCCAAGGAGATAACGAAGCTGATCAAGGCTTCCGGCCTCAAGGTCCAGGCCCAGATCCAGGGGGACGAGATCAGGGTCTCGAGCAAGAAACTGGACGACCTGCAGGCCGTGATCGCGCAGATCAAAGCGGCGAACCTGCCGCTCGCCCTCTCCTTCGTGAACTACCGCTAA